In Bacillota bacterium, the genomic stretch CCCGGGCTCTTCGCCCCAGACCTGGCGGAAGAGGCGCTCCGCCTCGCGCCGGCGCGCCTCGGTCCGTTGGCGGTCCACCACCCAGGTGCCGTCCGCTTCCTCGCGGACGGCGTCGCCGGGTGCGACCGGGCCGCGGATCCGCTCGCGGGGGAGCACCAGCGAGCGCCGGTCCTCCAGCTCGATCACCGCCAGGCGGCCCTCTTGCTCCAGCCGGTCGACGATGCCGGTGCGCACGTTCCGCCGCCTCCTCACGCCCCGGTGCAGCGTCTCGTCCTCGGCACCTCAGGGCAGGTTCTCACAGGCCAGGCCGTCGTGGTCGCCGTCCAGGCGGTAGGGGTCGCCCGCCGGACCGCCGTGCGCCAGGAAGAAGGACTGGGCGGCCTCCCGCGTCACGAAGTCGCCGCAGTCGACGTCGCCCGTAGCCCGGAGGTCGGCCAGCGCCCGCGCCCACTCCGGGTGTGACGCCGCCCCCGAGGAGGGGGGCGTCAGCGGGCGGACGTT encodes the following:
- a CDS encoding DUF3006 domain-containing protein, which gives rise to MRTGIVDRLEQEGRLAVIELEDRRSLVLPRERIRGPVAPGDAVREEADGTWVVDRQRTEARRREAERLFRQVWGEEPG